The DNA window AACCGTGGATAGACTAGCACATCAATAGCATTGTAGTAATGCTCTACTTCAGTATGGGAAACACGGCCAGTAAATAAAATTTTCTTATCAAGTTTAAGCTCTTTAGCTAGTACTCTCAGCCCTTCATCCTCTGGACCTCCACCTACGAGAATAAGACGAACATTAGGTTCGGCTACAAGTAATTTAGGTATAGATTGAATGAGCAGAGCAAGACCTTCATAAGCATAAAATGATCCAATAAATCCTAATATTGGGCCATCGCCTAAATTTAGAGATTCTCGAGTGATCGCTGAAGTGGTAGATAGGGATTTATCTATTAGAAACCGATCTGTATCTACTCCATTAGGAATTACGGTAATTTTATCTGGTGAGATACCTCGAGCGATAATATCTTCTCTTAACCCATTACAAATGGTAGTAATAGCATTTACGTGTTTAAACACATAGGTTTCTAAGTTACGACTTAACTTATATCTCAATCCTCCTTCCCGGTGTGTCCCATGATCCACTGCAGCATCTTCCCAGAAAGCACGGCATTCATACATCACAGGTAATCCCGTTTTTCTTCCTGCAGCTAAGGCAGCTACTCCGTTAAGCGATGGGGAGTGAGCATGGAGAATATCAGGTTTTTCCTGCTGAATGACATCTATGATGCGGTTTTTAAGACTTTGAATAACAGAGGTCTGCACCAATATAGGTACCGATTCTAGAAAATTATTTCTAGGTAAAGTACGGTAAAACCGGAAATCCTCTATTTCTTCTATATCAGCAGAGCATTTTCCTTGCTTTGCACTGGTGACTTGAGTAGTTTTCCAGCCTAATGCCTTCTGTTGCCTCAAAATAGCTAAGGTACGAAAAGTATAACCACTATGAAGCGGTATTGAATGATCAAGAATGTGAAGAATTTTCATTCTAGGCTCTAAATTTATTCTTATTTTTTATATAGGTAATGGTAGCTTTTAATACTAATTATCTAGTCTAATGTAAACTCCTTCGTAAGAAGGATTCAAACATAAGTAAAGACCAAATAGGGGCACTATGATCTCGTTGTCCTGAAAGATGTTGATCCACAAGATTTTGTAGCACTTTCATTTCAAAAATACCTGAATCTGCTAGACTACCCCCAGCTACTGCAGCTTGTACTCGATCTCGTAATGGTCCGCGAAACCAGATGGCTAAAGGTACTGCAAACCCCATTTTGTGCCGATATAGGATTTCATTAGATAAATAAGGACGTAGGGCGTGTTTAAAAATATATTTACCTTGCCTTTTTTGATATTTGAGATGAGGAGAAAGGCTACTTACCCATTCTACAAATGGGTGATCCAATAAAGGTACCCGTACTTCAAGACTATGGGCCATACTGGCCCGATCTACCTTAGTTAAAATATCTCCAGGCAAGTAGGTTTTCATATCTAGGTACTGCACTTGAGATAAGGGATGATCAGGTCCATCCACGGCATGATTTCGTAACACTTCAATTCCGTTATAGCCTTGTAGTTCTTTTTGCATTTTTTCGCTAAATAAGCTATTTCGTAGTTGATCAGGAATAATTGCTATATTATTAAAATAACCCTCTATGCTATCCTGAGCAAGAGCTTGAAAAGTGGTTTTCCCTCGAAATATTTTAGGTGCCCAATCAAGTTTGGGGTATACATGTCCTAGCCAACCAAATATAGGTTTTCGAAAATTTAAGGGAAGTAAATTTCGTATTTTTTCTTCCCGCAAATGCCATCGATAGCGTCGATAGCCACCAAATAATTCATCACCTCCATCACCGGAAAGGGCCACTTTAACCTGTTGCCGAGCAAGCTCACATACTCTATAAGTGGGGATCGCTGATGAATCTGCGTAAGGCTCATCATAAATTTCAGCTAGACGATCGAGCAAGCCAAAATCATCTTGATCCACCTGCATGTCATAATGATTTGTTTGATAGCGTTGAGAGACTTGTTGCGCATAATAAGCTTCATCAAACTTTGGATCAGAAAATCCGATAGAACAAGTACGTACTGGCTGTTCAGAAAGGCCTGCCATCATAGCGACCACAGCACTAGAATCCACTCCTCCAGAAAGAAAAGCACCTAGCGGGACATCGGCAATCATTCTCATATCTACCGATTCTCGAAGCTTCTCAATGAGCGTTTCTCCAATGGTATCCTCGGATCCAGTCGAATTAGTATTGAAAGTTACATTCCAATATTGTTTTGGTTTAGGCTCCTTAATGCCAGGATATAAAGTAAGGGTATGACCAGGGGAGAGTTTATAAATATTTTGGAAAATAGTGCGAGGATCAGGAATATATCCAAAGGCAAAATAATCCTCTATCGCAAAATAATCAAGCTGGCGAGATAGGTTAGGATAGGCAAGTAAAGATTTAAGCTCTGAGCCAAAAATAAATTGCCTGTCAGGTGATATCGTATAATAAAAAGGTTTTATTCCTAATCTATCTCGAGCTAAAAATAAGATTTTCTTATTTTGATCCCAAATGGCAAAAGCAAACATACCTCGAAAGTAAGTGACGCATTGCTCGCCCCATTCTTCCCAAGCATGAACAATGACTTCTGTATCGCATTGAGTCCGAAAGGTATGTCCTCGATTCTTGAGCTCATCCATGAGACCTTTGAAATTATAAATCTCCCCATTGTAAACTACCCAGACTGTACTATCTTCATTGGTTAGCGGTTGATGCCCTGAAGATAAATCAATGATAGATAAACGACGGTGGGCAAGACCAACACCAGGTTCCATATATACCCCATCGTCATCTGGTCCTCGATGACTGAGTACATTGTTTATTTTAGAGAGTATTTGAGGATCGATAGGACGATAGCCATCAAGATCAAAAATTCCTGCTATACCGCACATGATAAGATTTTATAAAAGATGGATAATAAATTTTCTAAAATTGAGTTCTTAGAGCTAATTTAATAAAATTTCTTTAATTCGAAAAGCCGCTTTACCATCCCACAATTCTGGAATACATCCTGTTTTTCCACCTGTTGCAAGTACATCATGAACAGCAACCATAACTTGGTTCGGATTTGTACCTACAATAGTGTTTGTACCTTCTTCTACAGTAATAGGACGCTCCGTATTATCACGGAGGGTAATACAAGGCACCCCTAATGCAGTGGTTTCTTCTTGAATACCTCCAGAATCAGTTAATACTAATTTAGCTCTATCCATTAAACCTAGCATTTCTAAGTATCCCACTGGAGGAGTAAAGATTATATTTAATGATTGTTCTAATATCTCTAGTAACCCATTTTTCTTAAGGGCAGCATTTGTTCGAGGATGTAGGGGAAAAATAATAGGAATTTGCTCGCTTATACTTTGTACCAATAAAAGTATATCCCTTAATACTAAAGGATTATCTACATTGGCAGGTCGATGCAGGGTAAGTACTGCGTAATTTTTATTAAGCTCTTTAAGCAGTATCTTTTTATTAAGATTTTTTAAAGTCTCTATCGGAGGTATAGCTTTCAAGCGATGGTTTTGCAAGCTATCAATCATGACATTGCCTACAAAATGGATGCGTTTTTCTTCTATTCCTTCTTGAAGTAAATTTTCTTTTGCAGATCGCTCAGTAGTAAAAAGAAAATCAGATAGCTGATCGGTTAAAACTCTATTGATTTCCTCAGGCATAGAACGATCAAAGCTACGC is part of the Candidatus Nitrosacidococcus sp. I8 genome and encodes:
- a CDS encoding TIGR04063 family PEP-CTERM/XrtA system glycosyltransferase, encoding MKILHILDHSIPLHSGYTFRTLAILRQQKALGWKTTQVTSAKQGKCSADIEEIEDFRFYRTLPRNNFLESVPILVQTSVIQSLKNRIIDVIQQEKPDILHAHSPSLNGVAALAAGRKTGLPVMYECRAFWEDAAVDHGTHREGGLRYKLSRNLETYVFKHVNAITTICNGLREDIIARGISPDKITVIPNGVDTDRFLIDKSLSTTSAITRESLNLGDGPILGFIGSFYAYEGLALLIQSIPKLLVAEPNVRLILVGGGPEDEGLRVLAKELKLDKKILFTGRVSHTEVEHYYNAIDVLVYPRLSMRLTELVTPLKPLEAMAQGRLVAASNIGGHRELIEDKKTGFLFPPDSPETLVEFLAHIIRSRDGWTRISKTAREFVETERTWAKSVSGYQSIYNSLIE
- a CDS encoding XrtA/PEP-CTERM system amidotransferase, with protein sequence MCGIAGIFDLDGYRPIDPQILSKINNVLSHRGPDDDGVYMEPGVGLAHRRLSIIDLSSGHQPLTNEDSTVWVVYNGEIYNFKGLMDELKNRGHTFRTQCDTEVIVHAWEEWGEQCVTYFRGMFAFAIWDQNKKILFLARDRLGIKPFYYTISPDRQFIFGSELKSLLAYPNLSRQLDYFAIEDYFAFGYIPDPRTIFQNIYKLSPGHTLTLYPGIKEPKPKQYWNVTFNTNSTGSEDTIGETLIEKLRESVDMRMIADVPLGAFLSGGVDSSAVVAMMAGLSEQPVRTCSIGFSDPKFDEAYYAQQVSQRYQTNHYDMQVDQDDFGLLDRLAEIYDEPYADSSAIPTYRVCELARQQVKVALSGDGGDELFGGYRRYRWHLREEKIRNLLPLNFRKPIFGWLGHVYPKLDWAPKIFRGKTTFQALAQDSIEGYFNNIAIIPDQLRNSLFSEKMQKELQGYNGIEVLRNHAVDGPDHPLSQVQYLDMKTYLPGDILTKVDRASMAHSLEVRVPLLDHPFVEWVSSLSPHLKYQKRQGKYIFKHALRPYLSNEILYRHKMGFAVPLAIWFRGPLRDRVQAAVAGGSLADSGIFEMKVLQNLVDQHLSGQRDHSAPIWSLLMFESFLRRSLH
- the wecB gene encoding non-hydrolyzing UDP-N-acetylglucosamine 2-epimerase, whose protein sequence is MSLTNKKIMCIVGARPNFIKIAPIMGALNGAVPLTLVHTGQHYDSAMQELFFQQLGIPKPDINLEVGSGNHGWQTGTIMQRFEPIIDENNPSLVLVVGDVNSTIACALVAAKKQIPVAHVEAGLRSFDRSMPEEINRVLTDQLSDFLFTTERSAKENLLQEGIEEKRIHFVGNVMIDSLQNHRLKAIPPIETLKNLNKKILLKELNKNYAVLTLHRPANVDNPLVLRDILLLVQSISEQIPIIFPLHPRTNAALKKNGLLEILEQSLNIIFTPPVGYLEMLGLMDRAKLVLTDSGGIQEETTALGVPCITLRDNTERPITVEEGTNTIVGTNPNQVMVAVHDVLATGGKTGCIPELWDGKAAFRIKEILLN